The following are encoded in a window of Phaseolus vulgaris cultivar G19833 chromosome 3, P. vulgaris v2.0, whole genome shotgun sequence genomic DNA:
- the LOC137806240 gene encoding small polypeptide DEVIL 13-like codes for MAMQEREAWLNCLFCFINSKVVRWGPIGICLVGLEALHTLSCLIAGPFLDQGVLGPHPETSLRTPPNTTSQPSLRHNKSYTTSNSSSESSRTSFSFLGASKEREFIEEMKMDSSSMAGSKRRISSNRGLGGVLREQRARLYIIRRCVVMLLCWHD; via the coding sequence ATGGCAATGCAAGAAAGAGAAGCTTGGCTGAATTGCCTGTTTTGTTTTATCAATTCCAAAGTGGTGAGGTGGGGTCCAATTGGTATCTGTCTGGTGGGTTTGGAGGCACTGCACACCCTTTCATGCCTCATCGCTGGCCCTTTCCTAGACCAAGGCGTGTTAGGACCACACCCTGAGACCTCTTTAAGAACCCCTCCTAACACCACTTCTCAACCAAGTCTCAGACACAACAAAAGTTACACAACTTCAAACTCAAGCTCAGAAAGCTCAAGAACCTCATTTTCATTTCTTGGAGCAAGCAAAGAAAGAGAGTTCATTGAAGAAATGAAGATGGATAGTTCTTCCATGGCCGGATCAAAGAGAAGGATATCATCAAACAGAGGACTTGGAGGAGTCCTCAGAGAGCAAAGGGCAAGGCTATACATTATTAGAAGATGTGTTGTCATGCTCCTTTGTTGGCATGACTAG